The sequence below is a genomic window from Bradyrhizobium septentrionale.
TCACTCCCAAGGCGGCAAGAGTAACCGACAAGCAGCGCTCGTTTTCCAGCCGAACCTGTATGCCCATTAGGCGGAGTGCCGGACTTCTTCCATACTTCACTTGATCTGCTTTCCGGTTTCGTCGGCCACTTTGAGCGACAGGTCGGCGATCCGACGGCTACCTTCCAGAGCAATTTCCACAGACTTCCGCACAATATCACTTTGTGCGGCTACAAATTCCTGAGGGGTCCGGCAGGTCCACAGCTCGCTGATGTAGTCCATGTTCTTCCCGACTTGATGCCGAACCATCTGGCTGTACTCTTGAGAAATTCCATTCATCACTTTGGCAGCAGCATTACTGGTGTGAAGGATCTTTTGCACGTTGCGCGCCGACCGTTCCGTTGCGTCTTTTGCCTGTTGCACCCCTTCTCCTGAGACCCCGAGCGTGCGACCAAGTTGCTCGGTAGAGCGTCCCACGGCTAAGGTCGTCGCTTCCAGGCCGATCCGCCATGCGTTCTGCACCGTCTCAACGTTCTGCTTAAGAAAGTTGGAAGTTGATCGGGCCGTTTCTTCTCCGGCTTGAGCGGCACCTTGCCCGACATGCGCAGTCTGATCAGCTGCAGCTTGTCCGGTACGGCTGGTCTGCTCGGCAGCCCGCTCGCCGGCACGGCGAGCTGCATCATCTGTCCCTGGTGTAGACTTGTCGTCCTGGCGTAAGTTTGCCATGCTTGTTCTCCATTTTCTGCGAGTTCCTGACTTGCGTAGCACCGTCAATTGCACTTTTCAGGTCCTTCTGGCCTTATGTTCAGGACAGGTTTCTTCCAAAACGGCTCTACTTACTTAGCTGAGAACTGAGAACAGCGAACCTACTAATTCTAGCACACAGTGATTATGGCTTTGGAAGTGGGCGGATAGACGCGGCCCTGACCCCGGTCGCGGCCACCAGCACGAGATCGTCGCCGGGATGCAACCCGTCGATTTGGACCACCAGAAGGTCGAGCGCGGACAGATCCGCAGCCATGAAGTCCCAGCATCAGTTCATCGCCCAGCGACCGAGCCGTTCCTCATGCGCGGCCGTTTCCCAGCTCGGGATCGTGACCTCGCGGCCCTTCGCCCCTGACCCGCGGGCGCGCGCGCGAGAAGTTGCCGAAGATCGAGGCTCTTTTCGCGGGTGCCGAAAGGGCCGGAGAGCGGGCTCGCGGCGGAAGCGGCGCTGAAACGTGTGAAGGAGCGTTTTGACGCAACTTGGTCGGCAAGATCCCTCAAATTGAGATGCGGTTCTTAATGCCGGATCAATGGTCGCGCCATCTGTTTCTCCTTGTGCCGGCGTTATGGCATGAAGCCCTATCGCTATTATCGACAGCGGCGCAACACGGTCATGGTTCGCGCACGCAACCGGATCCTCGATCAAGTTCTGTGGCCGGAGTTCTCCGAGCTTGACCAGGCCCTGCAGGCCTATCTTCATCAAGTGACGTTGCGCGTGATCCGCGATGAGGTCTTTGCCGACGCGAGTGAGGCGCAGTAGATTCCGGAGGCGCTACCACCGAACTGATGGATGCGGTTAGGGCGGAAGGCTTGCTTTGCTTTTATCCAAGCCCGCGATTCGTCGATCGTCGCCATCAGCCGAGCTGAGGCCGTTCAAGCTTTGAAGTTCCACTGCATGAGCTGGTCGATGACGACATTGCCGATGCAATAGGGTCTCAAGATTAATACTGAATTGTAAGGCACCAAAAGTTAGTTGCGTTTCGATTTTGACTCGCGCGTTCAGCGCATCCTGTCAAGATGTTGGCTGGAGATAGTCCTCGCCGCGAAAGCCGGCCGTACGCCTCACCGATGAGAAGCAGTATTTTGTCTCTGAATCTTCGGTCTATCGGCTGTTGACGGCGAAGCGCGCAGGCACATGCACCATGCTGTCTTGGCCCTCTTTATTCCCAGGATGCTCCCCTTGTTTTGGGGCTTGAGAAGGCCCTCATCAAGGGCGGGGCCGCCGAAGGCACCGCCAAGGACTATGTACGTACTCTTCTCAGCTTTGGCCACTGGCTCTTCGCAAATAACAAAAAGGCCATTTTTGCTCGGCTTGACGACGAAGAGCCACTGACTGAAGATGCGCGCGAGTTCATCGGAAAGGGTAATCCCTGGAAACTTCTTACGGCAATAGTTCATCTCCGAACCTCGCAGTCGACGGGCGGAGTCGTTCCGATCGCAGGCCGCGCTGAGCTAAATCCTCATCCCCAGGACGCGGCACTCATCAAAGAGTACAAAAACGAAGTAGCGGCAGATACCGGCACGAGGGATGCAACTGCTCTTCGCAGTTTCAGTGACTACCTGCATGAAAACAACAAGAAGGGCATTGCTGGTCGGCTTTCAGGCAAGGCGTTGGATGGAGAGGTCAAGAGCTATAAGAAGGACGCCGGTGGTAACCGGGGGATCGGTGCCGCACTGGCTCATCTCCGGAAATCGTCGGCCGGCGCTAAGGCGATGGAACTCGAGCGCCATATTGATCCCGAAGACGCGGCCCTGAAGGAGTCGAGGCAGGTCGGCGACGCCGCTGCGCAGCACAGTGCGACCCAGAAAGCTGGCAGTTGGCCAGAGGAGTTGCTTCCAGCGGAAGGCCATGATCAGGATTTGCTTTTGGGGCTGATGGACGAACCCGGCCGTCGTCCTCGGCGCCGCAACCGGCTCAGTCAACTGGGATTGCGATACGGCACGACAAGCGGCGTCTTCATTCCGAGGATGCTCCCATTATTTTGGGGCTTGAGAAGGCCCTCATCAAGGGCGGGTTCACCAAACCCGTCGCCAAGCAGTACGTAAGTTCTCCTCTTAGCTTTAGCCGTTGGCTTTTCGCAAAAGAAAAACCGAGCATTCTTGCTCGGTTCGACAATAAGTCGCTGGCCGATGGCGGTGAGGTGCTCGAGTTCACCGGACAGGGTAATCCAAAGAGACTCCTTCAGGCAATCGACCATCTCCGGACCTTCCGGTCGACGGGCGGAGTGCCGATCTCACGACGCGCTAAGCTGAATCCTCACCCCCAGAACGTGGCCCCATCAATCCCGAAGACGCGGTACTGATGGATCCGAGGCGCGTCGACGCCGCCGCTGCGCAGCACAGCGCGTCGCAGGAAACTGGCAGTCGGCCAGAGGAGCTTCCCGCGGAAGGCCGCGATCAGGATTTGCTTTTGGGACTGATGGACGAACCCGGCCCGTCGTCATCTCTCGAGCCAGCCGCGCGCCACGACCAGGCACCGGATCCCGGAGAGCCCGACCGCCAGCACTCCTCGGACAAGTTGAGGGGTGCACTTGCGAGGAGCAACTTCCTGCCAAGCGAGGAGGTCCTCATCAACGATGAGCATGACACAGCTGAGTTGAGGCCAGCGAAGAGGCCGAGGACTCTAGACAATCTGCACGGCCTTCCAGCGAGCGGCAGCTGAGCGAGATCGCCAATTCAGGCGGTCGCCTGCTGACGTCGGTGGCCCCCACCCATCAACAGGGTGCATCGCCATGGCAGGCGCAGCCGATGATGCAGGCGAGCGGCTACGAAGATGCCACGGCGCCGCATGCGGTCGCGACGTACGCCGAGGACGCCGCTGCGCAGCACAGCGCGCCGCAGGGAGCTGTCAGTCGGCCATTGGTCCTCCCGGAAGGTTACGATCACGATCTGCGTTTGATGGTGGGAGATGTCCCACCGTGGCCCGGGGTTCCTCCTGAGCAGGCGCAGGACATAGTCCAAGCTGGACGGCAGCAACCTGCGTGGTCCGCCTCGACCTGGTCGCTGCAGATGCCGCTCGACTTTGATTTGAGTATGTGGCCGACCTTGGAAGCATCGCCAACGCACTCTGCCAGGGCTCGCTCAGACGCTTACGGCGGTCTTGAGGTGTCGTTTATTGCTCTTCCGCGAAGCAACAACAAGGATGCAGAACATCTCGCAGGTAGGCTGGACTTACCATGTCGAAGGCCGAGCATAACCTTGAACCGGTACCCCACGGGCAATTCGTGAGCGAAACAAACAAACGACCACAGGCGCTAAAGTCGAAAAAATATGCGAGATGATCTGTCGCGCGCTGTCCTTGCTTCCGCTGTAGCGAGGAGCTTGCGCGGCGGCAAATGCAAGAACCGGCTCGGTAGGACTAACTGAAAAGCCTAATTGCGATCGATGATGAGAGGGAGCGAAGCAAGCCAGTGCGATCCATCGCCGCCGGCCGCTGTCCGATGGGATTTGAGCAGAACAGCGGCCAGGCTCTCGCCAAGCTCCGGCCCGAAAGAATCTTGCGCGGCCAAGTAATCGAGCGTCTTAGGTTCGTCGAACCGAACCATTTCGACGGCCCATTCGACAACCGGTCCGGTCCCTCCGATTGCCGGACCATCGCGCCCGCGTATGATTGGCACCATCCCGCGGTAGATGGAGGGGCGTAGAGCTTGTTGATGGCAATCTCATCCTCGCAAGCGCGCCGCCGCTTCTCCAATGTCGAGTAGTCGAGATAGGGAAGCTTGACCGCTCGCTTGACCTTCAAGACGCGCGAAGGTTCGAGAAAGACGATCGAACAATGGGTGTCGATCCGTTGCACTGGCACGTTCGGCGGGCCAGAGCCGGCCAGGAACGACAATGCGGCGGCCTGGCCTGCCTCGTCCGCGTCGGTCGATGATGCCGGCGTCATCACGGTTTCAGAACGGCTGCGCCGACGAGCTTGCCGTCGCGCAGGTGGGCTAGAGCGTCATTCGCCTGATCCAACGGGAATACGGCGACGTGTGTCCGGATACCAACTTTCGCCGCAATCGTGAGAAAGTCGGCGCCATCCTGCCGACAGAGACGATCTGCCGTTCACCCCAATCAACGACAAGGCGCTGGCGTTGCCACCGCTCGACATGAACCTGGCGCACGACCTGGTGAGTCGGACACGGGTCTCGCGACCCGATAGGGATGCATGCCGTCCGCCTCGTGGATTGAGACATATTCGCCGATCCGAAAGCGCTCGTTGCCGAAATGATATCCGGCTTCATCGGCGGCTGCGCCGGCGACGTCGTAGTGGAAGCGCGAGCTGTCGCTCGGTCCGCGCACAAGGTGGCCAAGCTGATCGCCTTCGGCGGGTCGTTGTCGAACGACGCGGCAGGCCTCGCGATGCGCTTTCCAGGTCTCGACATCGATTCGCGATGCTGTGTCTAGCGGGGCGACGATGATATAGCCGATCGCGGAGGCGCCCTCGGGGTAATCATGCTCGCGTGCACGTTCGAGCCGGACCAATGAGTGCGGCAACGCAGTGTTTTGCAGAGGTTTGAAAGCCGCACGATTCATCGAAATCTCCCTGAGCGCGCCCGGTGCTGTCGGCCAAAACGTGCCAAATCGTAAGCCTTCGGCCCGCAAAGCCGTTGATTTGCGTCAAGAACGTCCTCGAGGCCGTTGAAGCCAATTGCGTTGTGTCAAACACCGTTGCCGCCAGCCTCCTATGCCTGATCGGTGAACTCGGAGTTGGTCCCTTGCTTGACGTACCGGCATTGACAGTGAACGCAGACGATCCGCACGTGCTCACCGCATGCGGGGCCTGGAACGTTGCCAATGTCGAGCAGTTGGAACAGCTGTGCGAGCGTGCCGCGCGCACCGACATCGGGTCGATTGATCTGCGTCGTGTCACCGCGCTCGACACGGTCGGGGCTTGGCTGCTTGAAAGGTTGGCCCGCGGTGGCGCAACCAGAGCAGCCCTCACCGGTGCCGACGGTCCGTACGGCGACCTGCTGGAAGAGGTGCGCGAACTGAACCGTTCCGTGCCTGCCGAACGCGGATCCGTTAATCCTCTGCTGGCGAAGCTCGACCAACTCGGTCGCGGCAGCAGACGGCTGGCGACCGATTCCACGGCCTTGCTGCATATGCTCGGCGCAATCAGCATGGCGCTGCTCGGCGTTCTCAGGCATCCGCGGTCATTTCGGCTGACTTCGACCGTCTATCAGCTCGGCAGGGTGGGATGGCATGCGGTGCCGATCATGGCGCTGATCACGCTCCTGATCGCGGCCATCATCGCTCAGCAAGGGATTGTCCATTTCAGTCGTTTCGGCGCGGAGTCCTGTGTCGTTGACATGGTCGGCATCCTCGTGCTGCGCGAGATCGGGGTGCTGATCGTCGCTATCATGGTGGCCGGTGATCGGGCAGCGCCTATACGGCTGAGATCGGCGCGATGAAGATGCGTGAGGAGATTGATGCCCTCAGCACCATGGCGCTCGATCCGGTTGCGGTCCTGATCCTGCCGCGGATCCTGGCGCTCGTGGTGGCGCTGCCGATCCTTGCCTTTCTCGGATCGCTCGCGGCGCTGTATGGTGGCGGTCTCATCGCTTGGCTCTATGGCGGGATGAGTCCCGCGATTTTCATTGCGCGCCTCCACGAGGCGGTTTCCGTCACGCATTTCGAGGTCGGCATCATCAAGGCGCCGTTCATGGCGCTCGTGATCGGCGCGGCTGTGGAGGGGCTGAGCGTCAAGGGCAGCGCGGAGTCGCTGGGACAGCAGACGACGGCGTCGGTCGTGAAATCGATCTTTCTTGTAATCGTGCTCGACGGGCTGTTCGCGGTCTTTTTTGCTTCGATCGGGATGTAGTCATGGCTGGCTCCACGGCGATCCATATCCGAAATCTGGTGGTTGGCTTCGGCAACAAAACGATCCTCAACCATCTCAATCTTGACGTGAAGGACGGGGAGATACTTGGCCTTGTTGGCGCATCGGGAGGCGGCAAATCGGTGCTGATGCGGGCCTTGTCGGCCTGTTGCCGAAACGCGGCGGGCAGATCGACTTTGAGCGAGAAAAGTGAGCGCCGCTGGGGTATCCTGTTTCAACAGGAAGCCCTCTTCTTGGCCTTGACGGCGCGACAGAATGTCCAGTTTCCGCTACGCGAAAATGCACACCTGTCGCCACGGCTCCTTGATGAGATCGCGGATGCCAAGCTCGAGATGGTGGGCCTCACACGGGCGGACGGAGACTTTTCCTTCCGAACTTTCGGGTGGAATGACGAAGCGGGTGGCTCTCGCACGGGCGCTTGCGTTGGATCCCGCTCTCTTGTTTCTGGACGAGCCAACCTCCGGCCTCGATCCAATAGCAGCGGGCGAATTCGACGCCTTGATTCGGACGCTACACCGGACGCTTCGCTTCACCGTGTTCATGGTGACGCACGACTTGAACAGCTTGCAAGCGATCTGCGACCGGGTTGCCGCGCTCGCTGACGGGCGGATTGTAACTGTCGGCCCGCTGTCTTCCGTGCTCGGATCCGACCATCCTTGGGTCAAGGCTTACTTTCACGGAGCTCGAGCGCAGACGGTCGGCTTCGGCTCCTAGGCAGTAGAGATAGATATGGAAATTCGCGCGCCCTACATCGTTATCGGTGCATTCGTATTGTCGGCAATCGTCGCCGTATTCGGCTTCGTCTACTGGCTGAACAACGTTGGCGGCATTGGCAAGCGGGAGTCCTATCAGCTCGTCTTTACGGATCCGGTGCCCGGGCCCTGGTTGGCGCAGGCGTTCTCTTCAACGGTATCCGCGTTGGCGAGGTCACAGACCTTGAGCTGGTTCCAGAACGCCCGCGCGAGGTTCCCGCCAAGATCGCGGTCGCCGAGCGCACGCCGGTGCATAGCGACACGCGTGTCGGTCTTGATTTCCAGGGAATAACCGGCGTTCCGGTGATCGCG
It includes:
- a CDS encoding phasin family protein — translated: MANLRQDDKSTPGTDDAARRAGERAAEQTSRTGQAAADQTAHVGQGAAQAGEETARSTSNFLKQNVETVQNAWRIGLEATTLAVGRSTEQLGRTLGVSGEGVQQAKDATERSARNVQKILHTSNAAAKVMNGISQEYSQMVRHQVGKNMDYISELWTCRTPQEFVAAQSDIVRKSVEIALEGSRRIADLSLKVADETGKQIK